From Cervus canadensis isolate Bull #8, Minnesota chromosome 28, ASM1932006v1, whole genome shotgun sequence, one genomic window encodes:
- the LOC122429463 gene encoding uncharacterized protein LOC122429463 isoform X3 yields MTPDPQAPAATRGSRPLRAADPRRGSAKLSARRLRRVLREGRGAAPELPRAAERRLPESGHREGGGGRAPPRAATLGLHNRERDGGCGSTPWLWAGRFRWLSRAGIAAISSAPAAAPLPRSRCARGLRGGRLAPVTRGETWRRAVGAQEDGLRQVLEEMKALDEQNLPDGNNTKSGGRGDLVPAIKFRHCSLLRRQRCAGACLTTVDVRAVLSWVLRVVLVDWFNGYKMSLATYMRSLAGDQGLDITQDVKPPKSLYIEHFLPRWKYEQLIRQGVLERVLS; encoded by the exons ATGACCCCCGACCCCCAGGCGCCGGCCGCTACTCGCGGCTCACGCCCTCTGCGCGCCGCCGACCCTCGTAGAGGCTCGGCTAAGCTCTCCGCCCGGCGCCTGCGCCGAGTTCTGCGAGAAGGCCGTGGAGCCGCCCCGGAGCTGCCCCGCGCGGCCGAGCGAAGGCTGCCTGAGTCGGGGCACCGtgagggcgggggcgggcgggcgcCTCCCCGGGCCGCTACTCTGGGGCTGCACAACCGCGAGCGGGATGGCGGTTGTGGTTCcactccgtggctgtgggcaggtCGGTTTCGGTGGCTCTCGCGCGCGGGGATCGCCGCCATTTCCTCagcgcccgccgccgccccccTTCCTCGAAGCCGCTGCGCGCGCGGGCTGCGCGGCGGGCGTCTCGCCCCGGTGACGCGCGGAGAGACCTGGAGACGGGCGGTTGGAGCTCAG GAGGATGGACTGAGGCAAGTTCTGGAGGAGATGAAAGCCTTAGATGAGCAAAACCTACCTGATGG GAATAACACAAAGTCAGGAGGACGGGGTGATTTGGTCCCAGCCATCAAGTTTCGACACTGTTCTTTGCTAAGAAGACAGCGCTGCGCCGGAGCCTGCCT TACAACAGTGGACGTCAGGGCAGTGCTTTCCTGGGTCCTGAGAGTCGTTCTG GTGGACTGGTTCAATGGTTACAAAATGTCCCTTGCTACCTACATGAGGTCATtggcaggagaccaaggtttggaCATCACACAGGATGTGAAACCTCCAAAAAGCCTATATATAGAA CACTTTTTACCTCGGTGGAAGTACGAGCAGCTGATTAGACAAGGCGTTCTGGAGCGTGTGCTGTCATGA
- the LOC122429463 gene encoding uncharacterized protein LOC122429463 isoform X2 produces the protein MTPDPQAPAATRGSRPLRAADPRRGSAKLSARRLRRVLREGRGAAPELPRAAERRLPESGHREGGGGRAPPRAATLGLHNRERDGGCGSTPWLWAGRFRWLSRAGIAAISSAPAAAPLPRSRCARGLRGGRLAPVTRGETWRRAVGAQEDGLRQVLEEMKALDEQNLPDGNNTKSGGRGDLVPAIKFRHCSLLRRQRCAGACLTTVDVRAVLSWVLRVVLVDWFNGYKMSLATYMRSLAGDQGLDITQDVKPPKSLYIEVRCLKDYGEFEVEDALFTSVEVRAAD, from the exons ATGACCCCCGACCCCCAGGCGCCGGCCGCTACTCGCGGCTCACGCCCTCTGCGCGCCGCCGACCCTCGTAGAGGCTCGGCTAAGCTCTCCGCCCGGCGCCTGCGCCGAGTTCTGCGAGAAGGCCGTGGAGCCGCCCCGGAGCTGCCCCGCGCGGCCGAGCGAAGGCTGCCTGAGTCGGGGCACCGtgagggcgggggcgggcgggcgcCTCCCCGGGCCGCTACTCTGGGGCTGCACAACCGCGAGCGGGATGGCGGTTGTGGTTCcactccgtggctgtgggcaggtCGGTTTCGGTGGCTCTCGCGCGCGGGGATCGCCGCCATTTCCTCagcgcccgccgccgccccccTTCCTCGAAGCCGCTGCGCGCGCGGGCTGCGCGGCGGGCGTCTCGCCCCGGTGACGCGCGGAGAGACCTGGAGACGGGCGGTTGGAGCTCAG GAGGATGGACTGAGGCAAGTTCTGGAGGAGATGAAAGCCTTAGATGAGCAAAACCTACCTGATGG GAATAACACAAAGTCAGGAGGACGGGGTGATTTGGTCCCAGCCATCAAGTTTCGACACTGTTCTTTGCTAAGAAGACAGCGCTGCGCCGGAGCCTGCCT TACAACAGTGGACGTCAGGGCAGTGCTTTCCTGGGTCCTGAGAGTCGTTCTG GTGGACTGGTTCAATGGTTACAAAATGTCCCTTGCTACCTACATGAGGTCATtggcaggagaccaaggtttggaCATCACACAGGATGTGAAACCTCCAAAAAGCCTATATATAGAA gtGCGGTGTCTAAAAGACTACGGAGAATTTGAAGTTGAAGATG CACTTTTTACCTCGGTGGAAGTACGAGCAGCTGATTAG
- the LOC122429463 gene encoding uncharacterized protein LOC122429463 isoform X1, with the protein MTPDPQAPAATRGSRPLRAADPRRGSAKLSARRLRRVLREGRGAAPELPRAAERRLPESGHREGGGGRAPPRAATLGLHNRERDGGCGSTPWLWAGRFRWLSRAGIAAISSAPAAAPLPRSRCARGLRGGRLAPVTRGETWRRAVGAQEDGLRQVLEEMKALDEQNLPDGNNTKSGGRGDLVPAIKFRHCSLLRRQRCAGACLTTVDVRAVLSWVLRVVLVDWFNGYKMSLATYMRSLAGDQGLDITQDVKPPKSLYIEVRCLKDYGEFEVEDGASVLLKKKHSQGFTVLGYFKFLRVSNDGNVGISSKLNTTLR; encoded by the exons ATGACCCCCGACCCCCAGGCGCCGGCCGCTACTCGCGGCTCACGCCCTCTGCGCGCCGCCGACCCTCGTAGAGGCTCGGCTAAGCTCTCCGCCCGGCGCCTGCGCCGAGTTCTGCGAGAAGGCCGTGGAGCCGCCCCGGAGCTGCCCCGCGCGGCCGAGCGAAGGCTGCCTGAGTCGGGGCACCGtgagggcgggggcgggcgggcgcCTCCCCGGGCCGCTACTCTGGGGCTGCACAACCGCGAGCGGGATGGCGGTTGTGGTTCcactccgtggctgtgggcaggtCGGTTTCGGTGGCTCTCGCGCGCGGGGATCGCCGCCATTTCCTCagcgcccgccgccgccccccTTCCTCGAAGCCGCTGCGCGCGCGGGCTGCGCGGCGGGCGTCTCGCCCCGGTGACGCGCGGAGAGACCTGGAGACGGGCGGTTGGAGCTCAG GAGGATGGACTGAGGCAAGTTCTGGAGGAGATGAAAGCCTTAGATGAGCAAAACCTACCTGATGG GAATAACACAAAGTCAGGAGGACGGGGTGATTTGGTCCCAGCCATCAAGTTTCGACACTGTTCTTTGCTAAGAAGACAGCGCTGCGCCGGAGCCTGCCT TACAACAGTGGACGTCAGGGCAGTGCTTTCCTGGGTCCTGAGAGTCGTTCTG GTGGACTGGTTCAATGGTTACAAAATGTCCCTTGCTACCTACATGAGGTCATtggcaggagaccaaggtttggaCATCACACAGGATGTGAAACCTCCAAAAAGCCTATATATAGAA gtGCGGTGTCTAAAAGACTACGGAGAATTTGAAGTTGAAGATGGTGCTTcagtgctattaaaaaaaaaacatagccagGGATTTACTGTCTTAggatactttaaatttttaagggTGTCAAATGACGGAAATGTTGGAATCAGTAGTAAACTAAATACCACCTTGCGATGA
- the LOC122429463 gene encoding uncharacterized protein LOC122429463 isoform X4, translating into MTPDPQAPAATRGSRPLRAADPRRGSAKLSARRLRRVLREGRGAAPELPRAAERRLPESGHREGGGGRAPPRAATLGLHNRERDGGCGSTPWLWAGRFRWLSRAGIAAISSAPAAAPLPRSRCARGLRGGRLAPVTRGETWRRAVGAQVDWFNGYKMSLATYMRSLAGDQGLDITQDVKPPKSLYIEVRCLKDYGEFEVEDGASVLLKKKHSQGFTVLGYFKFLRVSNDGNVGISSKLNTTLR; encoded by the exons ATGACCCCCGACCCCCAGGCGCCGGCCGCTACTCGCGGCTCACGCCCTCTGCGCGCCGCCGACCCTCGTAGAGGCTCGGCTAAGCTCTCCGCCCGGCGCCTGCGCCGAGTTCTGCGAGAAGGCCGTGGAGCCGCCCCGGAGCTGCCCCGCGCGGCCGAGCGAAGGCTGCCTGAGTCGGGGCACCGtgagggcgggggcgggcgggcgcCTCCCCGGGCCGCTACTCTGGGGCTGCACAACCGCGAGCGGGATGGCGGTTGTGGTTCcactccgtggctgtgggcaggtCGGTTTCGGTGGCTCTCGCGCGCGGGGATCGCCGCCATTTCCTCagcgcccgccgccgccccccTTCCTCGAAGCCGCTGCGCGCGCGGGCTGCGCGGCGGGCGTCTCGCCCCGGTGACGCGCGGAGAGACCTGGAGACGGGCGGTTGGAGCTCAG GTGGACTGGTTCAATGGTTACAAAATGTCCCTTGCTACCTACATGAGGTCATtggcaggagaccaaggtttggaCATCACACAGGATGTGAAACCTCCAAAAAGCCTATATATAGAA gtGCGGTGTCTAAAAGACTACGGAGAATTTGAAGTTGAAGATGGTGCTTcagtgctattaaaaaaaaaacatagccagGGATTTACTGTCTTAggatactttaaatttttaagggTGTCAAATGACGGAAATGTTGGAATCAGTAGTAAACTAAATACCACCTTGCGATGA
- the LOC122429465 gene encoding uncharacterized protein LOC122429465: MTPDPQAPAATRRSRPLRAADPRRGSAKLSARRLRRVLREGRGAARELPRAAERRLPESGHREGGGGRAPPGALLWGCTTASGMTVVLVVPLRGCGQVGFGGFPRAGVAAISSAPPAAPLPRSRCARGLRGGRLAPVRRGETARPAVGAQEDGLRQVLEEMKALDEQNLPDVNNAKSGGRGDLVPAIKFQHCSLLRSQRCAGACLTTVDVRAVLSWVLRVVLVDWFNGYKMSLATYMRSLAGDHGLDITQDVKPPKSLYIEVRCLKDYGEFEVEDGKLLRLVASLSAA; the protein is encoded by the exons ATGACCCCCGACCCCCAGGCGCCGGCAGCTACTCGCCGCTCACGCCCTCTGCGCGCCGCCGACCCTCGTAGAGGCTCGGCTAAGCTCTCCGCCCGGCGCCTGCGCCGAGTTCTGCGAGAAGGCCGTGGAGCCGCCCGGGAGCTGCCCCGCGCGGCCGAGCGAAGGCTGCCTGAGTCGGGGCACCGtgagggcgggggcgggcgggcgcCTCCCGGGGCGCTACTCTGGGGCTGCACAACCGCGAGCGGGATGACGGTTGTGCTTGTGGTTCcactccgtggctgtgggcaggtCGGTTTCGGTGGCTTCCCGCGCGCGGGGGTCGCCGCCATTTCCTCagcgccccccgccgccccgcttCCTAGAAGCCGCTGCGCGCGCGGGTTGCGCGGTGGGCGTCTCGCCCCGGTGAGGCGCGGAGAGACCGCGAGACCGGCGGTTGGAGCTCAG GAGGATGGACTGAGGCAAGTTCTGGAGGAGATGAAAGCCTTAGATGAGCAAAACCTACCTGATGT GAATAACGCAAAGTCAGGAGGACGGGGTGATTTGGTCCCAGCCATCAAGTTTCAACACTGTTCTTTGCTAAGAAGTCAGCGCTGCGCCGGAGCCTGCCT TACAACAGTGGACGTCAGGGCAGTGCTTTCCTGGGTCCTGAGAGTCGTTCTG GTGGACTGGTTCAATGGTTACAAAATGTCCCTTGCTACCTACATGAGGTCATTggcaggagaccatggtttggACATCACACAGGATGTGAAACCTCCAAAAAGCCTATATATAGAA gtGCGGTGTCTAAAAGACTACGGAGAATTTGAAGTTGAAGATG GAAAACTGCTGAGACTTGTGGCCTCCCTCAGTGCAGCCTga